One Paraburkholderia agricolaris genomic region harbors:
- a CDS encoding sigma-E factor negative regulatory protein → MGSVSMQSQASSRGERLSAFVDGELFGEEHLNTFVSELNGEDRAAWSCYHLIGDALRSDDLAVSPAASSAFLSGFAARFDNEPHVLAPAAMPVARRLLALRRRVVPAFAVAAAAATLTWIVVPQLQGVPGGPGVAQVASLQSHGDSLQRVAMASVPVATVQPVAQDANIIRDASLDQYLEAHQQFAQQPVMPGSMPLIRAAAVSTQGQ, encoded by the coding sequence ATGGGGTCGGTCTCGATGCAATCGCAAGCCAGCTCGCGCGGCGAGCGTCTGTCCGCTTTTGTCGACGGCGAGTTGTTCGGCGAAGAGCATCTGAACACGTTTGTTTCTGAACTGAACGGCGAGGATCGTGCCGCCTGGTCGTGCTATCACCTGATCGGCGACGCGCTGCGTTCCGACGATCTGGCGGTCAGCCCGGCGGCGAGCAGCGCGTTCCTGAGCGGGTTTGCTGCCCGTTTCGACAACGAGCCGCACGTGCTCGCACCGGCTGCCATGCCGGTTGCGCGCCGTTTGCTGGCGCTGCGCCGCCGCGTTGTACCGGCCTTTGCTGTTGCCGCTGCCGCTGCCACGCTGACGTGGATCGTTGTGCCGCAACTGCAAGGCGTGCCGGGCGGTCCCGGCGTCGCGCAGGTCGCGTCGCTGCAGTCACATGGCGATTCGCTGCAACGCGTGGCTATGGCATCGGTGCCTGTCGCGACGGTCCAGCCGGTTGCGCAAGACGCCAACATCATTCGTGACGCAAGTCTCGATCAGTATCTGGAAGCTCATCAGCAATTCGCGCAGCAGCCGGTCATGCCGGGCTCGATGCCGCTGATTCGCGCTGCCGCAGTTTCTACGCAAGGCCAATAG
- a CDS encoding MucB/RseB C-terminal domain-containing protein: protein MQTPRLIKTTIWGRLPAFLFCAAVLLSATPRVFAQTDDPLVARRTAAELLDRIHQAAQQQNYEGAFVYQRGNFVQTSRISHYATRTDGEFEQLESLDGKPRKMLRHNEDLYTFVPERHLCVVEKRQNKDSFPALLAVSGEQVLSVYEPKLLGDDRVAGIDSQVIELDPKDAYRFAYKLWADKKTGLLLRAQTLDPNGQVLEQLSFSQIRIGVPVDKTPIVNGIRNLTGWTVVRPPVEPVDMAAQGWQITPTVPGFHKIRELRRPMAARDAGQPTIPVDQAVFSDGLAAISVFVEPVENNTRKEGAGSSGATHVLVKRRGDFWITLLGEVPQTTLQQFASAIEYKAPK, encoded by the coding sequence ATGCAGACTCCGCGGTTGATTAAAACGACTATCTGGGGGCGGCTGCCGGCATTTCTGTTCTGCGCAGCCGTATTGTTGTCCGCTACACCGCGGGTCTTTGCCCAAACCGACGATCCACTCGTCGCCCGTCGCACGGCTGCCGAGCTGCTCGATCGAATTCATCAGGCCGCCCAGCAGCAGAACTACGAGGGCGCGTTCGTCTATCAGCGCGGCAATTTCGTTCAAACGTCACGGATCTCGCACTACGCAACCCGTACTGACGGCGAATTCGAGCAACTCGAAAGCCTCGACGGCAAGCCGCGCAAAATGCTTCGTCATAACGAAGATCTCTACACGTTCGTACCTGAGCGGCATCTGTGCGTGGTCGAGAAGCGTCAGAACAAGGATTCGTTCCCTGCATTGCTGGCCGTAAGCGGCGAGCAGGTGCTGTCCGTGTACGAGCCGAAGCTGCTCGGCGACGACCGCGTCGCGGGTATCGACAGCCAGGTGATCGAGCTCGACCCGAAAGACGCATACCGTTTTGCTTACAAGCTGTGGGCCGACAAGAAGACCGGCCTGCTGCTGCGCGCGCAAACGCTTGACCCGAACGGTCAGGTGCTCGAGCAATTGTCGTTTTCGCAGATTCGCATCGGCGTGCCGGTCGACAAGACTCCCATTGTCAACGGCATTCGTAATCTGACGGGCTGGACGGTAGTGCGGCCGCCGGTCGAGCCGGTCGATATGGCCGCGCAAGGCTGGCAGATCACGCCGACCGTGCCGGGCTTCCACAAGATTCGCGAGTTGCGTCGCCCCATGGCAGCGCGCGACGCGGGCCAACCGACCATTCCGGTCGATCAGGCAGTATTCTCCGACGGCCTCGCGGCCATTTCGGTGTTCGTCGAGCCGGTCGAGAACAATACTCGCAAGGAAGGGGCGGGCAGCAGTGGCGCCACGCACGTGCTAGTCAAGCGGCGCGGCGACTTCTGGATTACTCTGCTTGGTGAAGTGCCCCAGACCACATTGCAGCAATTTGCGTCTGCCATAGAATATAAAGCTCCGAAGTAA